A region of the Anaerolineales bacterium genome:
GCTGGCCGCGCACCGGAAGGTTGCGGCGATGGCGCAGTCCGCGGTAACAGCCGATTTCCACCAGCCGCTTGACATTCATCTGGACTTCCCGGCGCAGGTCGCCCTCCACCGTGAAATTCTTGCCGATGAATTCGCGCAGCGCGGTCACCTCGGCTTCGGTCAGGTCCTTGATCCGGGTGTCCGGATCGACCTTGGCCGCCTGGAGGATGCGCTTCGAGAGCACGGGGCCGATTCCATAGATGTAGGTCAGACCCACTTCCACCCGCTTGTCACGGGGCAGATCGACGCCTTCGATACGAGCCATGGTTATCCCTGCCTCTGCTTGTGCTTCGGATTCTCGCAAATGACGTAAAGCTTGCCCGCCCGGC
Encoded here:
- the rpsM gene encoding 30S ribosomal protein S13, yielding MARIEGVDLPRDKRVEVGLTYIYGIGPVLSKRILQAAKVDPDTRIKDLTEAEVTALREFIGKNFTVEGDLRREVQMNVKRLVEIGCYRGLRHRRNLPVRGQRTRTNSRTRKGPKKTVAGRGRRRGAKKK
- the rpmJ gene encoding 50S ribosomal protein L36, whose amino-acid sequence is MKVTSSVRKRCPKCKLVRRAGKLYVICENPKHKQRQG